The Labeo rohita strain BAU-BD-2019 chromosome 14, IGBB_LRoh.1.0, whole genome shotgun sequence genomic interval AAGGCAAGCAAATCATTAACAGACTGCTGAGATGATGATGGTTATGTGGGTTTCTGTTCTGCTTCTTAGTGAAATGTGTAAGTGTGTAATACATATACTGTATCTAAATGCATttctttagtaatttttttttttacatacagtaGTAACTGAGTTACCTCAAATTTTCTATTATTTCGTGTTATTTTATACCTGTAGAAAACTTCTTTACATAATTGTTTTGAACATATAATTGATATAAATTTAATGAATGCTATATTTCTCTGTCTGATGCAATACATTTATTCGAAGAATGTATTACCTTAAAACGAAtgatttttcattgtttatgcatatttatttacctattaacatttttttaaacactcaTAAATTAATTCTGTAACTCAGTATGGGGTTTGTTAGACTTAGATACTTTCATTGTAACTTTTTCCTCCCTACAGACCCAACATATTCTGAGGTTGTTTATCAACCAGATCCAGTGATGATGGTCTCTGTTGGGGAAACTGTCACTCTGCGCTGCTTTTTTCTGATAGATCACAGTGATCCAATTACTTGGTACAAGCAGACTTCTGGGCAACAACCACAAGCTGTTGCAATGGTGCAGAAATTAGCCAAAACTCCTCATTTCTTCAACAACTTTAAACCCTCACATTTTAGCATtgagactgacacagaaaaatgtcatttaacaATTTCAAATGTCACTTCGTCGGATGAAGCTGTATATTACTGTGGCTGGAGAAGGTATGAAACTCACTTCGCTGGAGGCACATATTTGGCTTTAAAAGGTTTGTCTTTTATCCTTGAGTAGTAAAtgtattggaaaaaaaaaatctgcagtaAACTAATGCATTTGGAAACTGGAATTCTACATGGGTAAATTTTTGATTACGTATGATTATTTGCAAAATTATAGtccacattattttatatactttaaaataagatttttgcTTGAACATGAAACCTTGTATATTGTAGATATAGTCCTCAGCGTAAATTGTCTCCATGTCTGTTTAGACTCACAAAACAACCCATATGAATCCAAGGTGTCTGTTCTTCAGCATCCCGAATCAGAGCCTGTCC includes:
- the nitr13 gene encoding novel immune-type receptor 13 isoform X3, encoding MGFVRLRYFHCNFFLPTDPTYSEVVYQPDPVMMVSVGETVTLRCFFLIDHSDPITWYKQTSGQQPQAVAMVQKLAKTPHFFNNFKPSHFSIETDTEKCHLTISNVTSSDEAVYYCGWRRYETHFAGGTYLALKDSQNNPYESKVSVLQHPESEPVQFGDTVNLRCSVLYENSTTDIRMFWFRSDPGKTVPEILYTHNQSNQCESDSTRTCTFKLSKNISSQIDTDTYYCAVVICGKIFFGNGTKINMVKTVDPLVIILSVLLGICVVVITAQAVLNHKKERCYNNKGS